A single Phragmites australis chromosome 4, lpPhrAust1.1, whole genome shotgun sequence DNA region contains:
- the LOC133914747 gene encoding LOW QUALITY PROTEIN: nifU-like protein 1, chloroplastic (The sequence of the model RefSeq protein was modified relative to this genomic sequence to represent the inferred CDS: inserted 2 bases in 1 codon) — protein sequence MLNDSEQKRYFLLHSKIRTSGSRARLAAASASTPPAPGGGLYSAETYELTVXNVDRVLDDVRPYLIADGGDVGVVSVEDGVISLKLEGACGSCPSSTTTMKMGIERVLKEKFGDAVKDIRQMFDGDQPPAATTPEAVNRHLDILRPAIANYGGSVEVLAVDCEDCLVKYDGPESIGSGIKAAIREKFPDITNVVFTQ from the exons ATGTTGAATG ACTCGGAGCAGAAGCGATATTTCTTGCTACACTCCAAGATCCGGACCTCCGGCTCCCGGGCCCGCCTGGCCGCGGCCTCCGcatccacgccgccggcgccgggaGGCGGCCTGTACTCGGCGGAGACCTACGAGCTGACGGT TAATGTCGACCGCGTCCTGGACGACGTGCGCCCCTACCTCATCGCCGACGGTGGCGACGTCGGCGTCGTGTCCGTCGAGGACGGCGTCATCTCCCTCAAGCTTGAAG GAGCGTGCGGCAGCTGCCCCAgctcgacgacgacgatgaagatGGGCATCGAACGCGTGCTCAAGGAGAAGTTCGGCGACGCCGTCAAGGACATCCGCCAGATGTTCGACGGGGACCAGCCGCCGGCGGCTACGACGCCTGAG GCGGTGAACCGGCACCTGGACATACTTCGGCCGGCGATCGCAAACTACGGCGGGAGCGTGGAGGTGCTGGCCGTCGACTGCGAGGACTGCCTGGTGAAGTACGACGGGCCGGAGTCCATCGGTAGCGGGATCAAGGCGGCCATCAGGGAGAAATTCCCGGACATCACCAACGTGGTGTTCACTCAGTAG
- the LOC133916227 gene encoding pentatricopeptide repeat-containing protein At1g05750, chloroplastic-like: MLTVSLLDEHLSRCRSARHLLQIHAQFLASGLLVDAFAASRLLLFTTSAAAARLLPCPLHHSLRLLRLVRSPNAFACNTLLRAAVRHGQPHLCLSLYASMPAAPDAYTHPLLAAACAARGDAGEGQQVHCRAVRHGFGDNVYLRNALMHMYSACGRVADARRVFDAGPVWDAVSWNTILAAYVRDGDIEHAVIVFESMPERSSAAVSSMVALFGRRGMVDEARRVFNGAERRDAFTWTAMISCFERNGLFLEALGVFSDMRVEGWPVDEAVMVSVVAACTGSEVIQNGEVCHGLVVRGGLGSRVNVQNALIHMYSSCLNVIAARRLFNSGKCLDHFSWNSMIAGYLKNGHVEDAKALFDAMPDKDNVSWSTMISGCVQNNQSSEALTVFDNMRTHGIKPDEVTLVSVISACTNISALEKGKSVHEYIRQHQYNINIVLGTSLIDMYMKCGCLETALKVFNTVEEKGTPCWNAVIVGLAMNGLVTKSLDMFSEMEASGTAVPNEITFTGVLSACRHAGLVEEGRHFFKLMQNKYQIVPNIRHYGCMVDLLGRAGYVREAEDLIESMPMSPDVPAWGALLGACWKHGDSEVGERVGRKLVELDPHHDGFQTMLSNIYASEGMWQCVKDLRGSMKQQHVSKVSGYSVVELSHSS; encoded by the coding sequence ATGCTCACGGTGTCCCTCCTGGACGAGCACCTCTCCCGCTGCCGCTCCGCGCGGCACCTCCTCCAAATCCATGCGCAGTTCCTCGCGTCGGGCCTCCTCGTGGACGCCTTCGCCGCCAGCCGCCTCCTTCTCTtcaccacctccgccgccgccgcgcgcctccTCCCGTGCCCGCTCCACCACTcgctccgcctcctccgcctcgtGCGCAGCCCCAACGCGTTCGCCTGCAACACCCTCCTCAGGGCGGCCGTGCGCCACGGCCAGCCCCACCTCTGCCTCTCGCTCTACGCGTCCATGCCCGCGGCGCCCGACGCGTACACGCAcccgctcctcgccgccgcctgcgCCGCCAGGGGGGACGCGGGGGAAGGTCAGCAGGTCCACTGCCGCGCCGTCAGGCACGGGTTCGGCGACAACGTGTACCTCAGGAACGCACTGATGCACATGTACTCAGCGTGCGGACGCGTCGCGGACGCGCGCAGGGTGTTCGACGCGGGGCCCGTGTGGGATGCCGTGTCCTGGAACACGATCCTGGCCGCGTACGTGAGGGACGGGGACATTGAGCATGCAGTCATAGTGTTTGAGAGCATGCCCGAGAGGAGCTCCGCAGCAGTGAGCTCGATGGTGGCGCTGTTCGGGAGGAGGGGGATGGTGGACGAGGCGAGGAGGGTGTTTAATGGGGCAGAGCGTAGGGATGCTTTCACGTGGACAGCGATGATTTCTTGCTTTGAGCGGAATGGCCTGTTCCTGGAAGCGTTGGGAGTGTTCTCAGATATGCGTGTGGAGGGGTGGCCTGTGGATGAGGCGGTTATGGTCAGTGTGGTCGCTGCTTGCACAGGGTCAGAGGTGATTCAGAATGGGGAGGTTTGCCATGGGCTGGTTGTCAGAGGTGGCCTAGGTTCGCGGGTGAATGTCCAGAATGCACTGATCCACATGTACTCAAGTTGTCTGAATGTTATTGCGGCTCGGAGATTGTTCAATAGTGGTAAGTGTTTGGACCACTTCTCCTGGAACTCGATGATCGCTGGCTATCTGAAGAATGGCCATGTCGAAGATGCAAAGGCGTTGTTCGATGCGATGCCCGACAAGGACAACGTTTCTTGGAGTACAATGATATCTGGTTGTGTGCAAAATAACCAGTCATCTGAGGCGCTCACTGTTTTTGACAACATGAGAACCCACGGAATCAAACCGGATGAGGTTACACTTGTGAGTGTCATCTCTGCGTGTACTAATATTTCTGCTCTGGAGAAAGGAAAGTCAGTGCATGAGTACATACGCCAACACCAATATAACATCAATATTGTACTTGGGACTAGCCTCATTGACATGTACATGAAATGCGGATGCTTGGAGACTGCACTGAAAGTCTTCAACACGGTggaagagaaaggaacaccttGCTGGAATGCTGTCATTGTGGGACTAGCCATGAATGGCCTTGTGACAAAATCCCTTGACATGTTTTCAGAGATGGAAGCATCTGGCACTGCTGTCCCGAATGAGATAACTTTCACTGGAGTTCTGAGTGCTTGCAGACACGCCGGCCTAGTTGAGGAGGGCCGCCACTTCTTCAAGTTGATGCAGAACAAGTACCAGATTGTACCAAACATCAGACACTATGGATGTATGGTTGATCTCCTTGGACGTGCTGGATATGTCAGAGAGGCTGAGGATCTGATTGAGAGCATGCCGATGTCACCTGATGTTCCAGCATGGGGTGCATTGCTTGGCGCCTGTTGGAAGCATGGTGATAGCGAGGTTGGGGAAAGAGTTGGGAGGAAGCTTGTCGAGCTGGATCCTCATCATGACGGGTTCCAAACTATGCTATCTAACATATACGCTTCAGAGGGGATGTGGCAATGTGTAAAGGACCTAAGGGGTTCCATGAAGCAACAACACGTCTCAAAAGTCTCAGGGTATAGTGTGGTTGAATTGTCACATTCTTCATGA